A genomic window from Streptomyces sp. NBC_00234 includes:
- the mrdA gene encoding penicillin-binding protein 2, which translates to MSNIPETGRTQRVQIRLIVIQVLVFSLLLTLGGRLWYLQIRNGQEYTDEAKNNHVQQVVQPAVRGAILDARGVPLADNETRLVVSASRTELMKAKDDGVGVLTRLAEVLDMKPKDVLDKVRLCDSETPQPCWNGSPYQPIPVTDEATTQQALQIRERAEDFPGITAEPTAVRRYAAPGKANTAQVLGYLSPVTDEEITKAQDSDSPYLRSDQVGRSGLERTYDKELRGKAGVTRYEVDNLGRVIGEAENDKAEPGASVVTSIDARVQAVAEYELNKAMETARKEMDRNTNELYKADSGAVVVMESKTGRIVSMASLPTYDPNAWVGGISGKDYAKLTGKNSNFPLLNRAIQGQAAPGSIFKVVSSTAAVNAGYPFDGNYPCPSSYSIGGQTFKNFESQGYGSITIGRALEVSCDTVYYGLAHKEWQRDGGTQPKKKANDWFYKTAHQFGLGKETGIDLPNEVTGRVPDRQWKENFFRLNKDGWCKQGKKNGTYVEMIAYENCLEGDKMRAGDSVNYSIGQGDTLVTPIQMATIYAAISNGGTLYDPTVGKAIVSGDGKTVQEIKPTSHGKLPFKGDTRDEIDEALAGVATRGSAAWRFGGWPQDKIPMHAKTGTAEVYGKQTTSWFATYTKDYSIVMTISQGGTGSGASGPAVRNIYNALYGLDSAGKQDLKKAFLPQPQKALPKIQADGSIDAPKIKPYDPDSQKPVEEVQQALAGAPGRRD; encoded by the coding sequence GTGAGCAACATTCCCGAGACGGGACGGACCCAGCGGGTCCAGATCCGCCTCATCGTCATTCAGGTCCTCGTCTTCTCCCTGCTGCTGACGCTCGGCGGCCGTCTCTGGTACCTCCAGATCCGCAACGGCCAGGAGTACACCGACGAAGCCAAGAACAACCACGTCCAGCAGGTCGTCCAGCCCGCGGTCCGCGGCGCCATCCTCGACGCGCGGGGCGTACCCCTCGCCGACAACGAGACCCGCCTCGTCGTCTCCGCCAGCCGGACCGAGCTGATGAAGGCGAAGGACGACGGCGTCGGTGTCCTCACCCGGCTCGCCGAAGTCCTGGACATGAAGCCCAAGGACGTCCTCGACAAGGTCCGGCTCTGCGACTCCGAGACCCCGCAGCCCTGCTGGAACGGCTCGCCCTACCAGCCCATCCCGGTGACGGACGAGGCCACCACCCAGCAGGCCCTCCAGATCCGTGAGCGCGCGGAGGACTTCCCCGGCATCACCGCCGAACCCACCGCCGTACGCCGCTACGCCGCACCCGGCAAGGCCAACACCGCCCAGGTCCTCGGCTACCTCTCGCCGGTCACCGACGAAGAGATCACCAAGGCCCAGGACAGCGACTCCCCGTACCTCCGCTCCGACCAGGTCGGCCGCTCCGGCCTGGAGCGCACGTACGACAAGGAACTGCGGGGCAAGGCCGGCGTCACCCGCTACGAGGTCGACAACCTCGGCCGCGTCATCGGGGAGGCCGAGAACGACAAGGCGGAGCCCGGCGCGAGCGTCGTCACCTCGATCGACGCACGGGTCCAGGCCGTCGCCGAGTACGAGCTGAACAAGGCCATGGAGACGGCCCGCAAGGAGATGGACCGCAACACCAACGAGCTCTACAAGGCCGACTCCGGCGCCGTCGTCGTCATGGAGTCCAAGACCGGCCGCATCGTCTCGATGGCCTCCCTCCCCACGTACGACCCCAACGCCTGGGTCGGCGGCATCTCCGGCAAGGACTACGCCAAGCTCACCGGGAAGAACTCCAACTTCCCGCTGCTGAACCGCGCCATCCAGGGCCAGGCCGCCCCCGGATCCATCTTCAAGGTCGTCTCCTCCACCGCCGCGGTCAACGCCGGATACCCCTTCGACGGCAACTACCCCTGCCCCAGCTCGTACTCCATCGGCGGGCAGACCTTCAAGAACTTCGAGTCCCAGGGCTACGGCAGCATCACCATCGGCCGCGCGCTCGAGGTCTCCTGCGACACCGTCTACTACGGCCTCGCCCACAAGGAATGGCAGCGCGACGGCGGCACCCAGCCGAAGAAGAAGGCCAACGACTGGTTCTACAAGACGGCCCATCAGTTCGGTCTCGGCAAGGAGACCGGCATCGACCTCCCCAACGAGGTCACCGGCCGCGTCCCCGACCGCCAGTGGAAGGAGAACTTCTTCCGGCTGAACAAGGACGGCTGGTGCAAGCAGGGCAAGAAGAACGGCACGTACGTCGAGATGATCGCGTACGAGAACTGCCTCGAAGGCGACAAGATGCGCGCCGGTGACTCCGTCAACTACTCGATCGGCCAGGGAGACACCCTCGTCACCCCGATCCAGATGGCGACCATCTACGCGGCCATCTCCAACGGCGGCACGCTCTACGACCCGACCGTCGGCAAGGCCATCGTCAGCGGCGACGGCAAGACCGTCCAGGAGATCAAGCCGACCTCGCACGGCAAGCTCCCCTTCAAGGGAGACACGCGCGACGAAATAGACGAAGCCCTCGCGGGTGTCGCGACCCGGGGCAGCGCCGCCTGGCGATTCGGCGGCTGGCCCCAGGACAAGATCCCGATGCACGCCAAGACGGGCACGGCCGAGGTCTACGGCAAGCAGACGACCTCCTGGTTCGCCACGTACACCAAGGACTACTCGATCGTCATGACGATCTCCCAGGGCGGTACGGGCTCCGGTGCCTCCGGGCCCGCCGTGCGCAACATCTACAACGCGCTCTACGGCCTCGACTCCGCCGGCAAGCAGGATCTGAAGAAGGCATTCCTGCCACAGCCGCAGAAGGCCCTGCCCAAGATCCAGGCCGACGGCTCCATCGACGCGCCCAAGATCAAGCCCTACGACCCGGACTCGCAGAAGCCCGTGGAAGAGGTACAGCAGGCACTCGCCGGAGCCCCGGGAAGGCGGGACTGA
- the mreD gene encoding rod shape-determining protein MreD, whose protein sequence is MRLNRTLLSVALVVVALVVQVSVLARLQLPGAVPDLLLLVVVALALVYGHVSGALIGFGAGLLADLAPPADHAAGRYALVLCVIGYLVGLARPENGQLKSAFVPMAVVVAAAVGSTLLYAGVGALVGDTAARHVGLGSLLFTAAVYDLLLAPFTVPLIMALARRTENDPLAESSSGGDVAAGWLSSGTGLRIGSQRGGLRVKAARNRAARAGRIKGVKRL, encoded by the coding sequence ATGCGACTCAACCGGACACTGCTCTCCGTCGCCCTGGTCGTGGTCGCCCTCGTCGTCCAGGTCTCCGTACTCGCCCGGCTCCAGCTCCCCGGCGCCGTCCCCGACCTGCTGCTGCTCGTCGTGGTCGCCCTCGCCCTCGTCTACGGACACGTCAGCGGCGCCCTCATCGGCTTCGGAGCGGGCCTCCTCGCCGACCTGGCACCCCCCGCCGACCACGCCGCCGGGCGCTACGCCCTCGTGCTCTGCGTCATCGGCTACCTCGTGGGCCTGGCCAGGCCGGAGAACGGGCAGCTCAAGTCGGCGTTCGTCCCGATGGCCGTCGTCGTCGCCGCGGCCGTCGGATCGACCCTGCTGTACGCGGGCGTCGGCGCCCTCGTCGGTGACACGGCCGCCCGCCATGTCGGCCTGGGCAGCCTGCTGTTCACCGCCGCGGTCTACGACCTGCTCCTCGCGCCGTTCACCGTGCCGCTGATCATGGCGCTCGCCAGACGTACCGAGAACGACCCGCTCGCCGAGAGCTCGAGCGGCGGCGACGTCGCCGCGGGCTGGCTCTCCTCGGGCACCGGGCTGCGGATCGGCAGCCAGAGGGGCGGACTGCGCGTCAAGGCCGCCCGAAACCGCGCCGCACGCGCAGGAAGGATCAAGGGGGTCAAACGACTGTGA